Sequence from the Flavobacteriales bacterium genome:
TGGAACAGGCGCTGAGAAGAAGGGCTGCGCATACTGTAAGAATGGTAGACCGTAGGATATGGTTCGGCCCTGAGCTCATTCGATCAAGGTCTGTTTTTCGATCTTCTCGTTCAAAAATTCGGAATGGTCTCCTAGGGATTTGGCGCTCTTCCACTCTTCCAATGCCAGATCGGTCTCTCCCAATTTGAAGAGGATATCGCCATAGTGCTCGCGTATGACTCCGCTCAATGCTCCTCCATTGGACAAGGCCTTCTCGATCCAGGTACGGGCATCGGTATACTTTCCATTCTGATAGAGCACCCAGGCATAGGTGTCTTGAAAAGAAGCTTGACCGGGAGAGAGCTCATTGGCCTTCAAGGCCATGCTCTCCGCCTTTTCCAAGTTGGCTCTGCGCAAGGAGAGATAGTAGCTGTAGTTGTTGAGCACATACACATTGTCCGGAGCGATACGTATGGCCTTGTCAAAAGCCTTATCGGACTCCATATGCTGCTCGAGTTGATGGTACGCATCCCCGATGGCCGAGTAGAAATCTACTAGCAACGCATCGTCATCGATGACCAATTCTTTACCTCCCTCCAGAGCTTCTATGGCTGCTTCATGGTCGCCCAATTGGTTGTGGGAGATTCCATTGAGTAGGTAGAAGGTCGGGTTGGCCGGATAGAACTCCAAAGCTTCAGCACTGTGGGCGTTGAGCGCTTCATAGTCCTGCATTTCAGAATCCAGGGCCAGGATCTGTGACCAGATGATCTGGCGGTCAGGGTCTTCGTCTACAGCGCGTAGGAAGGCGTCTCTCGCCTCTTCCAGTCGATTCTCCCGCAAAAGGAAGTCTCCTTGGATGGCATGTGCCTTTGCCTCATCTGGATAGGTGGCCACCAATTGTTCGCAGAGCCTGAGGGCTTCTTGCCTTCTCGAGATATCGTTCTCGCTCATCTCATAGTAGTTGAGCAAGATGCCGATCTTGGTGTCTATGTCGATGAGTTCATCTCCGAATCCCTTGACGATGGCTTCTTGGGCTTTCTGTGAGTCTCCCTGTCTGGTGTAGTACTCGTAGAGGCTCAGCTGCACCATCCCATTGTCCGGGTCGAATTCCAATATCTTCTCATAGTACTCCAGCGCCTTGTCCATCTCTCCCTGTTTCTCATAGACCTCGGCCAGCATGCCATGGTAGGTGGGATTCTTGGGATACTTCTCAATGACCTTTTCCAACTCCTCTATGGCCTTATCCTCCTGCTCGGATTCCATGTAGAGAAGGTGTTTCTGCTGAAAGAGCTCTTCAGCAAATCCCATACGCTCCTCTATCTGATCCAATGCCTCGATGGAGCCATTCAAGTCACCCATTCGATAGCGTACCATCGATAGGTCATACAGGTAATCGAATCCCTCCGGATGATCCTGGATGATACGGTCATAAATGGCCTCGGCCTCTTCGAATTCATTGAGGTCGAGATAGACATCTGCAAGTAGAGCCTTGTACCAGATGTTGTCCGGGTCCTCGGCAGAAGCCCTTTTTCCGAATTCGAGGGCTTTACCAGCGAGACCTTGTTCTTTGGCAATACTGGCGATGTCGAACATCACCGCATGGTTATCCGGGTCGATCTGCAGACATTCATTGAGTTTCTTATCAGCGGTGAAGACATTGCCCAACATGCGTTCTTTCTGCGCTTCGATGAAGAGCGAGGTCAACTTCATCTGTTGGGCCTCGGTCAACTCCTTGCCGGATGATTTGGATCCACGCGATGACTTGGTGGTCTGTGCAGTAGGTGAACAGGCGATAATGGTCAGGACCAGAAGTATGTAGGATGTCTTCTTCAGCATGGATAATTCTTCACAAAGTGCGTGCCTGATGGATGATAAGCGGATAAAGTTAGGACAAAAGGTCTGTGTGGATGTCTGCTGGTGCTCACTTGACTCCGGTATGGCCGAAGCCTCCGACTCCTCTTTCGCTCTCTTCCAACGAATCGACTTCCTCCCAAACGAAGTGCTCATACTTGGCCAATACCATCTGAGCGATACGGTCACCATGTTCTATGACCACCTCCTCGTCAGAAAGATTGATCAATAGCACTTTTACCTCCCCGCGATAGTCGGCATCGATGGTGCCGGGTGCATTTAGGACGGTGAGCCCTTTCTTGAACGCCAATCCACTGCGTGGTCGTATCTGGGCTTCAGTGCCCGGAGGCAATGCCATGTACAATCCAGTAGGGACCAAATGGCGTTGCATGGGACTCAGTGTCAAGGGTGCTTCGAGTTCTGCGCGTATATCCATACCTGCCGAATGGACGGTGGCATAGGCCGGTAGCGGATTGGACGAGCGATTGACGATATAGGTAGGGTCCATCATAGGAGGGGGATTAAAGAGTCCGCAATAATCGGAGATTCTTGCGCTCGAGCAGATACCCTACCGCCAGAAAGCCGATGATCAGCACGGCTGCTAGAGCAAAGCGGCTATAGCCCATATGCTCTTTGACCATCTCGAATCCCATGTAGATGCTCCAAGCAAAGAGGATGTAGAATAGGATACGCCCGATCTGATAGGGGATAGGGTAGAATCGTTGACCGATGAAATAGCTCAGGAGCATGATAGTCCCGTAGGCGGTAAAAGTGACCCAAGCACATGCCTGATATCCGTATTGCGGGATGTAGATGAAGTTCAGTATCAAGGTGA
This genomic interval carries:
- the dut gene encoding dUTP diphosphatase; the encoded protein is MDPTYIVNRSSNPLPAYATVHSAGMDIRAELEAPLTLSPMQRHLVPTGLYMALPPGTEAQIRPRSGLAFKKGLTVLNAPGTIDADYRGEVKVLLINLSDEEVVIEHGDRIAQMVLAKYEHFVWEEVDSLEESERGVGGFGHTGVK
- a CDS encoding tetratricopeptide repeat protein, which translates into the protein MLKKTSYILLVLTIIACSPTAQTTKSSRGSKSSGKELTEAQQMKLTSLFIEAQKERMLGNVFTADKKLNECLQIDPDNHAVMFDIASIAKEQGLAGKALEFGKRASAEDPDNIWYKALLADVYLDLNEFEEAEAIYDRIIQDHPEGFDYLYDLSMVRYRMGDLNGSIEALDQIEERMGFAEELFQQKHLLYMESEQEDKAIEELEKVIEKYPKNPTYHGMLAEVYEKQGEMDKALEYYEKILEFDPDNGMVQLSLYEYYTRQGDSQKAQEAIVKGFGDELIDIDTKIGILLNYYEMSENDISRRQEALRLCEQLVATYPDEAKAHAIQGDFLLRENRLEEARDAFLRAVDEDPDRQIIWSQILALDSEMQDYEALNAHSAEALEFYPANPTFYLLNGISHNQLGDHEAAIEALEGGKELVIDDDALLVDFYSAIGDAYHQLEQHMESDKAFDKAIRIAPDNVYVLNNYSYYLSLRRANLEKAESMALKANELSPGQASFQDTYAWVLYQNGKYTDARTWIEKALSNGGALSGVIREHYGDILFKLGETDLALEEWKSAKSLGDHSEFLNEKIEKQTLIE